In Juglans microcarpa x Juglans regia isolate MS1-56 chromosome 4S, Jm3101_v1.0, whole genome shotgun sequence, a single window of DNA contains:
- the LOC121261978 gene encoding 60S ribosomal protein L37-3-like has translation MGKGMRSFGKRRNKTHTLCVRCGRHSFHLQKSRCSAYAYLAALKRTYNWSVKVIQRKTTRTGRMRYFRHVLRRFKSGFREGTQVAPRKKGSTPTT, from the coding sequence ATGGGAAAGGGAATGAGGAGCTTTGGAAAGCGAAGGAACAAGACCCACACCCTGTGTGTGAGGTGTGGCCGCCACAGCTTCCATCTTCAGAAGAGTCGCTGTTCCGCCTATGCCTACCTTGCCGCCCTCAAGAGGACATATAACTGGAGTGTGAAGGTGATCCAAAGGAAGACTACTAGAACTGGAAGGATGAGGTACTTCCGCCATGTGCTCCGCAGATTCAAGAGCGGCTTCAGAGAGGGTACTCAAGTGGCACCAAGGAAGAAGGGATCAACTCCTACTACTTAA